Proteins encoded together in one Candidatus Omnitrophota bacterium window:
- a CDS encoding WD40 repeat domain-containing protein, which yields MYMRYITLLLILFAITIANALFINDVTALDLFPLRGESSELILGLGYPSDICFSPKGDSVVCNSSVGYLLWDVTKNPPEPSLLLDKNSGYRPIQFLADGTQLAIKKENSFKIIDVATKETIYENTSPDLRYASLFSPDEKKVLSSYMSKIEIYDLEGRKIVKTIPHSSPAVELSADNRWVGVEGTNASPVIWNYETGKLKRLPDAAHSDLTFSKDGKWMATEYSEPYPIDFTKVIETHRIEVIDIETGDTIYAFTPKVINADGWHAPLEQFLDMKFSRANQNILYISLMMTGDVYVIDITTGKARRLNTPNLENLAYTMVYFKTDAYDKRLMTFNEDHIIRIWDVETGQETARIDAYPRRFLSGVFSPDGKSVLTGHWEPPVRNPETTDSIFVHQWDVETGKSLRSLAGHSDGVEKIVFTADGKNALSGSGREIIFWDAMEWKPLWSIPSNFGLSAEDLKSRYIGASSSTLMSVALSGDGKSFVSIYRQDAFLRDMETKEILQVFTGHSKTIRDVAISPDGSLVATGGGECNPDLGLYWDATARIFDRQTGKQLVRIQHNNPVISVQFSSDGQKLLTGSWDNTAAMWDVKTGKLIRRFEHDNSWLRKAAYTPDNKHILTVAYPGWRNKTDSEVRIWDLDGNVIYSLKPTKTDSMSWFLDADLSPDQQKLLTVTDNAAQIWDIPGVLQKLSIVRPTSTDVIDYSIYK from the coding sequence ATGTACATGCGTTATATTACTCTACTTTTAATTCTCTTCGCCATAACCATTGCTAACGCATTGTTTATAAATGATGTAACCGCCTTGGATTTATTCCCGCTCCGCGGCGAATCCAGCGAACTTATCTTGGGTTTAGGATATCCAAGCGATATATGTTTTTCGCCGAAAGGGGATTCGGTCGTTTGCAACAGCAGCGTGGGATATCTGCTTTGGGACGTAACGAAAAATCCGCCCGAACCGTCGCTATTGCTCGATAAAAACTCGGGTTACAGACCAATTCAATTCCTTGCTGATGGGACACAGTTGGCGATAAAGAAGGAAAATTCGTTCAAGATTATTGACGTTGCAACGAAGGAAACGATTTATGAAAACACTAGTCCCGATCTACGTTACGCTTCCCTTTTCTCCCCCGACGAAAAAAAGGTCTTATCCTCTTATATGAGCAAAATCGAAATCTACGATTTGGAAGGCCGTAAAATCGTAAAAACGATACCTCATTCGTCTCCCGCCGTAGAGTTGTCCGCCGATAACCGATGGGTGGGAGTAGAAGGAACCAATGCTTCGCCCGTGATTTGGAATTATGAAACGGGAAAGCTCAAGCGGCTCCCCGACGCAGCCCATAGCGATCTTACCTTTTCCAAAGACGGGAAGTGGATGGCGACGGAATATAGCGAACCATACCCGATTGATTTCACAAAAGTTATAGAAACACATCGGATTGAGGTCATCGATATCGAAACCGGCGATACGATTTATGCGTTTACTCCAAAAGTGATTAATGCGGACGGTTGGCATGCGCCTTTGGAACAATTTTTGGATATGAAGTTTTCGCGGGCGAATCAAAATATTCTTTATATTTCGTTAATGATGACTGGCGATGTTTACGTTATCGATATAACTACAGGAAAAGCTAGGAGACTGAATACGCCGAATCTAGAGAATCTGGCATATACGATGGTTTATTTTAAGACCGATGCCTACGACAAACGCCTGATGACCTTCAACGAAGACCATATCATCCGTATATGGGACGTCGAAACGGGGCAGGAAACGGCAAGAATCGACGCCTACCCCAGGCGGTTCTTGAGCGGCGTCTTTTCCCCCGATGGAAAAAGCGTCTTAACCGGCCATTGGGAACCGCCAGTGAGAAATCCCGAAACGACCGATTCTATTTTTGTGCATCAATGGGATGTTGAAACGGGTAAGTCATTGCGTTCGCTCGCAGGCCATTCAGATGGGGTAGAGAAGATCGTCTTTACCGCAGACGGGAAGAACGCGCTCAGCGGCAGCGGCCGAGAGATCATTTTTTGGGACGCTATGGAATGGAAGCCGCTGTGGTCGATTCCGTCGAATTTCGGCCTCTCTGCGGAAGACTTAAAATCGAGATATATCGGGGCGAGTTCATCTACTTTAATGTCCGTCGCTCTCTCAGGGGATGGAAAATCGTTTGTTTCCATCTATAGGCAAGACGCCTTTTTACGGGATATGGAGACGAAAGAGATTTTACAAGTCTTCACTGGCCATTCTAAAACAATTCGAGACGTTGCCATATCGCCGGACGGATCGCTCGTAGCGACCGGGGGAGGCGAATGCAACCCGGATTTAGGCCTCTATTGGGATGCGACGGCGCGCATCTTCGACCGCCAAACTGGGAAGCAACTCGTCCGCATCCAGCATAACAATCCCGTAATCAGCGTTCAATTCTCTTCCGACGGTCAAAAATTACTGACGGGAAGTTGGGACAATACGGCGGCGATGTGGGATGTCAAAACAGGGAAACTCATCCGACGATTCGAACATGATAATTCCTGGTTGAGAAAGGCTGCCTATACGCCCGATAACAAACACATACTTACTGTTGCTTATCCTGGTTGGCGTAACAAAACCGACAGCGAAGTACGAATATGGGATTTGGATGGAAACGTTATTTATTCATTGAAACCTACGAAAACAGACAGTATGAGCTGGTTTCTCGACGCTGACCTATCGCCTGACCAGCAAAAACTGCTGACGGTAACGGATAATGCCGCTCAAATCTGGGACATTCCTGGAGTTCTCCAGAAACTCTCCATAGTTCGACCGACCAGTACCGATGTTATAGATTACTCCATTTACAAGTGA
- a CDS encoding DUF433 domain-containing protein, whose amino-acid sequence MEYTRITVNPNQMGGAPCLRGLRIPVATVVDMVADDMSAKEILEAFPDLEKADITEDLRYAADNEREHSIRV is encoded by the coding sequence ATGGAATATACGCGAATAACAGTAAATCCAAACCAAATGGGTGGCGCGCCATGCCTGCGCGGACTGCGAATTCCTGTGGCGACAGTTGTCGATATGGTTGCTGACGACATGTCGGCGAAGGAAATACTAGAGGCATTTCCCGATCTGGAAAAGGCGGACATCACGGAAGACTTGCGATACGCCGCCGACAATGAGCGCGAGCATTCAATAAGAGTATAA